A stretch of DNA from Schizosaccharomyces osmophilus chromosome 2, complete sequence:
AAGTGTGaccctttttatttctgcAGCCTTTTCTGCTCCTAAATCACTTTTGTCTCCAGTACCGCCAGCTTTGTCACTATCCATTTCCACGTCAGAATCGTCCAACTTCACCGGACTTTTTGATTTGGTTGGtggttcttcttttccaacgATGGCATGCTCCATTGTAGCAGCGTCCTTGTTCATGGACGGTGtatgttcttcttttccaacgACGGCATGCTCCGTTGTAGCAGCATCCTCATTCATGGATGGTGtatgttcttcttttccaacgACGGCATGCTCCGTTGTAGCAGCATCCTCATTCATGGATGGTGTATGTTCTTCTTGgttatttgtttcatccGCTGCTTCTATATCTACCATAAGCGCAGAACCCTTGGACTTTTTCTTAATGCCTCGCTGGCCTGGTGACATTTTCCTGCGGCGACGACCGCGCGTTTTCGTTGTGCTAGCTGCCAACTCACGATAAttgtatttcttctttgtcaAGTAATAATGTAAAACGCAttcttttacatttttacCTGGCACAACCTCTGctatttttccaaatctttTCCCATGAAGCAGTAATTGCTGTACAAATATGGAATGCTGCTCTTCCGTCCAAATGTCAGAAGGAGAGTCGAAGTGATAAAAATCCAAGGAATTTCTAACAAGTCTGCTTTgatcattaaaaaaggcCGACTTGACGTCGTTTTCGGTTAAAATCATGTTCGGAATTTGAGCTAGTCCTGAATTCTTTGCAGCATTTtcagcttccttttcttgttgttcCAAACGAGCAAGAATTGCaagaaattcttcttcagagtGAACGATGTCTCCTGCAGTGAAGTTACTCATTACCTTACGAGTACTCCTCTTCACAGAAGGCTCCATTCTTTTAGAGcctttcattttatcaAGCTCTGTAAATCTGTCGACACGAAGCATATTTTCTTCCCATCTGTTTGCTAGTTGATTCCAGGTACCTTTAAGGTGTTTAACTTTTGTATCTAATGCTTTTCGTCGACTGCGTAAGACGTTTACAAAAACGTGCTTATGCTCATGAAACTTTtccatattttcttcataaaaACCATAATCTTTAACCTTTCTATAAATACTTGTTGGTTCTCCACCGTACACGTTTTTGATGTACAATGACTGTAAAGCTTTCGTATCGGCATTATCGTCTAATACATACGTTAATCGTTCGGAATTTGTAGGAGACTGCGTTACAGAAGTGTTTGTCTCTGAATCCTCATCTTCACGATGCCCGTACGACTCATTCACTGGTAATGGCTCCGGAGGACGGTCAGATGAATTCGGTGTTACCCTTGTTGAGCTAATTGCCTCTGAAGTAGTCGAATCCATTAATTTAATATGTTTTATACTATTTACAAAGCGTTAATCTCAATTTAGAGCccaattttccaaaatccTTAACATTGACTGAAAAAGGATGTTGGATGCGCCGAGTAAGAAGTATCCAACATGAACAAAAGTCGGTA
This window harbors:
- the snt1 gene encoding Set3 complex SANT/Myb domain subunit Snt1 → MDSTTSEAISSTRVTPNSSDRPPEPLPVNESYGHREDEDSETNTSVTQSPTNSERLTYVLDDNADTKALQSLYIKNVYGGEPTSIYRKVKDYGFYEENMEKFHEHKHVFVNVLRSRRKALDTKVKHLKGTWNQLANRWEENMLRVDRFTELDKMKGSKRMEPSVKRSTRKVMSNFTAGDIVHSEEEFLAILARLEQQEKEAENAAKNSGLAQIPNMILTENDVKSAFFNDQSRLVRNSLDFYHFDSPSDIWTEEQHSIFVQQLLLHGKRFGKIAEVVPGKNVKECVLHYYLTKKKYNYRELAASTTKTRGRRRRKMSPGQRGIKKKSKGSALMVDIEAADETNNQEEHTPSMNEDAATTEHAVVGKEEHTPSMNEDAATTEHAVVGKEEHTPSMNKDAATMEHAIVGKEEPPTKSKSPVKLDDSDVEMDSDKAGGTGDKSDLGAEKAAEIKRVTLDTQEKDAPVKEESNEDTFMEDASQNIGRQSISTELQSIQLQDASHLKTPSPTHTPSGKRKSSFSSRKEKDAASALANLSSVGRSFPFSSSSARMVEKQLSGWDEKEEALILSLAHGMNPIKQQTTPRRASSGSRDALNNLDFLSPQLSSPSKRRASECITPSISKILDPLVSNEGPLHYRAESNVTFPGRFQIQRLHERDVHSSSSRPSHQSFASIHTLAALGEDFEEEQTDEDKEASSSDQEMNA